Proteins encoded by one window of Chondromyces crocatus:
- a CDS encoding ABC transporter permease gives MLDRVFAIALNTYRESLRARILIGLTVVAFAVAFYSIIVGAFTLRQSARVVSDLGVASISLFGLAVAIIIGATSLQRELEQKTLFPILARPIRRGEYLIGKYLGTLLTIAVFVFADTGLLLLITAGIGGRSLELTIGVGVAIVVALAVGAWRVPSLRTYGFIPWSIVLLVVGIALAGVAPVERRVLLVGGALALLEVGIVAAWATFFSSFSTPFLSALFTVGMLVIGRNADNLMRLPKKFFPAFLVDGGKLLSKLVPNLQIYVPARPLLTGEVSDVNLGMYLGWAGVNAVAWGVGLLAVSAFIFRRRDFL, from the coding sequence ATGCTTGACCGCGTGTTCGCGATTGCCCTCAACACGTACCGGGAGTCGCTCCGGGCCCGTATCCTCATCGGGCTCACGGTGGTCGCCTTTGCCGTCGCGTTCTACTCGATCATCGTCGGCGCGTTCACGTTGAGGCAGAGCGCGAGGGTGGTGAGCGATCTGGGGGTCGCGTCGATCTCTCTCTTCGGCCTCGCAGTGGCGATCATCATCGGTGCGACCTCGTTGCAGCGGGAACTGGAGCAGAAGACGCTCTTCCCGATCCTGGCGCGGCCCATCCGGCGGGGTGAATATCTCATCGGAAAGTACCTGGGCACGCTGCTCACGATCGCGGTGTTCGTCTTCGCCGACACCGGGCTGCTGTTGCTGATCACCGCCGGGATCGGGGGGCGCTCACTCGAACTCACGATCGGCGTCGGGGTGGCGATCGTGGTGGCGCTGGCGGTCGGGGCGTGGCGCGTTCCGTCGCTCCGTACGTACGGGTTCATTCCGTGGTCGATCGTCCTGCTCGTCGTGGGCATCGCGCTCGCTGGTGTCGCGCCCGTGGAGCGCAGGGTGCTGCTCGTCGGGGGGGCGCTCGCGCTGCTGGAGGTCGGGATCGTGGCGGCCTGGGCGACGTTCTTCTCCTCGTTCTCCACGCCGTTCCTCTCGGCGCTGTTCACGGTCGGCATGCTGGTCATCGGTCGGAACGCTGACAACTTGATGAGGTTGCCGAAGAAGTTCTTTCCGGCGTTCCTGGTGGACGGCGGAAAGCTGCTGTCGAAGTTGGTCCCCAACCTGCAAATCTACGTACCGGCGCGGCCCCTGCTCACGGGTGAGGTGTCGGACGTCAATCTGGGGATGTATCTGGGGTGGGCGGGGGTGAACGCGGTGGCCTGGGGGGTGGGTTTGCTGGCCGTGTCGGCGTTCATCTTCCGGAGGCGCGACTTTTTGTGA
- a CDS encoding GNAT family N-acetyltransferase: MRSPPLTARPATPADHPHFARLFPELGTGDPIPSPERWTETMAAGTFLFEDTSADVVAYAYIQVLSGTAYVRHLVVDPAHRGRGLGRVAMGHLATRLLAAGCSQWCLNVKPDNRPAVRLYESLGFSQVYLSAAFRFGWDLLLRLPRPSERCLVRPVSPADDSVIEAAFALPSGQLDDLRRKPDTALLSLHAITPPDAPPRAFAAYDPHFPGAFPFRVATPALALPLLEAIRPHEHPESPYMQLVSEQQDLTDMLLEAGATERLRIMHMRGALPPPDG, from the coding sequence ATGCGAAGCCCACCTTTGACGGCGCGCCCTGCGACCCCTGCCGATCACCCGCATTTCGCACGCCTCTTCCCCGAGCTCGGGACGGGGGATCCCATCCCATCTCCGGAGCGCTGGACCGAAACCATGGCGGCCGGCACCTTCCTCTTCGAGGACACCTCGGCCGACGTGGTCGCATACGCCTACATTCAAGTGCTCTCGGGGACGGCCTACGTGCGCCACCTCGTGGTGGATCCTGCACACCGCGGCCGCGGCCTGGGTCGCGTCGCCATGGGCCACCTCGCCACCCGGCTCCTCGCCGCCGGGTGCTCACAGTGGTGCTTGAACGTGAAGCCCGACAACAGACCCGCGGTCCGTCTCTACGAGTCGCTCGGCTTCTCGCAAGTCTATCTCTCCGCAGCATTCCGCTTCGGTTGGGACCTCCTTCTCCGGCTCCCCCGCCCCAGCGAGCGCTGCCTCGTCCGGCCGGTCTCACCCGCTGACGACAGCGTCATCGAGGCCGCCTTTGCCCTGCCGTCGGGCCAGCTCGACGACCTCCGGCGCAAACCCGACACCGCGCTGCTGTCTCTGCACGCCATCACGCCTCCAGATGCCCCGCCGCGGGCCTTCGCCGCCTACGACCCGCACTTCCCTGGCGCCTTCCCCTTTCGTGTGGCCACCCCGGCGCTCGCCCTCCCCTTGCTCGAAGCGATCCGGCCTCATGAGCACCCGGAGAGCCCCTACATGCAGCTCGTCTCGGAACAGCAGGACCTCACGGACATGCTCCTCGAAGCCGGTGCGACCGAGCGCCTCCGCATCATGCACATGCGTGGCGCCCTGCCGCCGCCGGACGGCTGA
- a CDS encoding PAS domain-containing protein: MGNDQEIQQRVTRAALALDASGDGAWELPTVTRESLTDPALAAWYSPRFCELLGGTDVELRPVTESWSDAILPEDRERVQDARERRFSRQGNSTSVEYRVHTRQREVRWWQEVGRVQPGDRPGTLRMIGVVRDITEAKQERERLDRRLQLLEYTQAIERVGGWEVDLEDTSKDAWLDETYRIHELPIGTKVDVEEGINFYAPEHQATITAAVEGCMRGEPYAVELDIITAKGNRVSVHATGRPHFEGGKVVRMYGCFRDITETKRREAELRRQLALITRQQRAILDLSTPIIQLWDDIITLPLIGSIDPDRAAQIMDRLLDEVVRVGARFAILDLTGVDTVDTMTADQLFRITRAVDLLGARALFCGLTPPVAQSMTALGLDMAGFVTYRNLQEALQACLRTRGALVPTSPRRVLQEASNARRARE, translated from the coding sequence ATGGGCAATGACCAGGAGATCCAGCAAAGGGTGACCAGAGCGGCCCTCGCACTCGACGCATCGGGCGATGGAGCATGGGAGCTGCCCACGGTGACCCGGGAGAGCCTGACCGATCCGGCGCTCGCCGCGTGGTACTCACCACGCTTCTGCGAGCTGCTCGGCGGCACCGACGTCGAGCTGCGGCCTGTGACGGAGAGCTGGTCCGACGCCATCCTTCCGGAGGATCGTGAGCGAGTCCAGGACGCCCGCGAGAGGCGCTTCTCCAGGCAAGGGAACAGCACGTCCGTCGAGTACCGCGTGCACACCCGACAGCGCGAGGTGCGGTGGTGGCAAGAGGTCGGGCGCGTCCAGCCAGGGGATCGTCCCGGGACGCTCCGCATGATCGGCGTCGTCCGTGACATCACCGAGGCCAAGCAGGAGCGGGAGCGGCTCGATCGGCGCCTCCAGCTGCTCGAGTATACCCAGGCCATCGAGCGCGTGGGCGGGTGGGAGGTCGACCTCGAAGATACCAGCAAGGACGCGTGGCTCGACGAGACCTACCGGATCCACGAGCTACCGATCGGCACGAAGGTGGACGTGGAGGAAGGCATCAACTTCTACGCGCCCGAGCATCAGGCCACCATCACCGCTGCCGTCGAGGGGTGCATGCGCGGAGAGCCTTACGCCGTCGAGCTCGACATCATCACGGCCAAGGGCAACCGCGTCAGCGTGCATGCCACCGGCAGACCTCACTTCGAGGGCGGCAAGGTCGTCCGCATGTACGGTTGCTTTCGTGACATCACCGAGACCAAGCGGCGCGAAGCCGAACTTCGCCGACAGCTCGCGCTCATCACCCGCCAGCAGCGCGCCATCCTGGATCTGTCGACGCCCATCATCCAGCTCTGGGACGACATCATCACCTTGCCCCTGATCGGCAGCATCGACCCGGACCGAGCTGCTCAGATCATGGATCGGCTCCTCGACGAGGTCGTCCGCGTCGGTGCCCGCTTCGCCATCCTCGATCTCACCGGCGTCGACACCGTCGACACCATGACGGCCGATCAGCTCTTCCGCATCACCCGCGCCGTCGACCTCCTCGGGGCCAGGGCGCTGTTCTGCGGCCTGACGCCGCCAGTCGCCCAGAGCATGACCGCGCTCGGGCTCGACATGGCCGGCTTCGTCACCTACCGGAACCTGCAAGAGGCACTGCAGGCCTGCCTGCGTACGCGCGGCGCGCTCGTCCCGACCTCACCTCGCCGTGTGCTCCAGGAGGCGTCGAACGCGCGTCGCGCCCGGGAATGA
- a CDS encoding PAS domain-containing protein, producing the protein MSRPPETQQKQRLSSTSLVLEISGDAAWEIPMLAPESAADPDTVTLYSPRFCELLGYKESELPTEAKSWIDAVLLEDQTTFRQAHRARIEQQGTTIATEYRVRNRQGEVRWWRETGRAVPGEMPGILRVFGLVRDITEAKEADELAVRRTALLAHTQSLARVGGWEFDIVNDKLSWLEETYRIHEVPLDYEPTVEKAINFYAPEHIPSIVDAAHRWHQGEPCEVQLDIITAKGNRVSVQATGCPHYEDGKVVRVYGCFRDISEAKRREEALRSQLALITRQQRAILDLSTPIIQLWNGIITLPLIGNIDASRAAQIMVRLLDEIVRVGARFAILDLTGVDTVDSTTADQLFCIARAADLIGAKALFCGLTPPVAQSMTSLGIDMTGFLTYRNLQEALQASLRTLGASLPGSHRRASGDVERTSRP; encoded by the coding sequence ATGAGCAGACCGCCTGAGACCCAGCAGAAGCAGCGCCTTTCGAGCACCTCGCTCGTGCTCGAAATCTCTGGCGACGCAGCGTGGGAGATCCCCATGCTGGCGCCCGAGAGCGCGGCCGACCCCGACACCGTCACGCTGTACTCGCCCCGCTTTTGCGAGCTGCTCGGCTACAAGGAGAGCGAGCTGCCCACGGAAGCGAAGAGCTGGATCGATGCCGTCCTTCTCGAAGATCAAACGACCTTCAGGCAGGCCCACCGTGCTCGAATCGAGCAGCAAGGCACGACCATCGCCACCGAGTACCGGGTGCGCAACCGGCAGGGTGAGGTCCGCTGGTGGCGCGAGACTGGGCGCGCAGTGCCCGGTGAAATGCCCGGCATCCTGCGCGTGTTCGGGCTCGTTCGCGACATCACCGAAGCCAAGGAAGCCGACGAGCTCGCCGTCCGCCGGACAGCTCTGCTGGCGCACACGCAGTCACTCGCGCGCGTGGGCGGCTGGGAGTTCGACATCGTCAACGACAAGCTCTCGTGGCTCGAGGAGACCTACCGCATCCACGAGGTGCCTCTCGACTACGAGCCGACCGTCGAGAAGGCGATCAACTTCTACGCACCGGAGCACATCCCCTCGATCGTCGATGCGGCCCATCGCTGGCATCAAGGAGAGCCGTGCGAGGTCCAGCTCGACATCATCACGGCCAAGGGCAATCGCGTCAGCGTGCAGGCGACCGGGTGCCCTCACTACGAGGACGGCAAGGTCGTCCGCGTCTATGGCTGCTTCCGTGACATTTCCGAGGCCAAGCGGCGCGAGGAGGCGCTCCGCAGTCAGCTCGCGCTCATCACCCGCCAGCAGCGCGCCATCCTCGACCTATCGACCCCCATCATCCAGCTCTGGAACGGGATCATCACGCTGCCCCTCATCGGCAACATCGACGCCAGTCGCGCTGCCCAGATCATGGTTCGGCTCCTCGACGAGATCGTCCGCGTCGGTGCCCGCTTCGCCATCCTCGATCTCACCGGCGTCGACACCGTCGACAGCACGACGGCCGATCAGCTCTTTTGCATCGCTCGCGCCGCCGATCTGATCGGTGCGAAAGCGTTGTTTTGCGGTCTGACGCCACCCGTCGCCCAGAGCATGACCTCTCTCGGGATCGACATGACGGGCTTCCTCACCTACCGGAACCTGCAAGAGGCGCTGCAGGCCAGTCTGCGTACGCTGGGAGCGTCCCTTCCTGGCTCGCATCGGCGGGCTTCGGGCGACGTCGAGCGTACGTCGCGCCCGTGA
- a CDS encoding PAS domain-containing protein, which translates to MSSTLETQQSLVNASLALEISGDAAWEIPAITPESAADPDIVTLYSPRFCELLGYKEGELPSEARSWFDAIVLEDQAAFRQAHRERFERQGTTTSLEYRVRDRRGEIRWWHELGRAIPGDVPGILRVVGLIRDITDAKRAHEHAERRAALLDYTQSLARVGGWEFDIVNNKLSWLEETYRIHEVPIDYEPTVEEGINFYAPEHIPLIADAVQRCQQGEPYDVQLDIITAKGNRVSVQATGCPHYENGKVVRIYGCFRDLTETKRREEELRSQLALITRQQRAILDLSTPIIQLWDEIITLPLIGNIDASRAAQIMDRLLDEVVRVGARFAILDLTGVDAVDTTTADQLFRITRAVNLLGAKARICGLTPPVAQTMTSLGIDLSAFTTYSNLQAALRACLRELEPRAPSSKRASGLETLTARRTR; encoded by the coding sequence ATGAGCAGCACCCTTGAGACCCAGCAGAGCCTGGTGAATGCCTCGCTCGCGCTCGAGATCTCCGGAGACGCCGCGTGGGAGATTCCCGCGATCACGCCGGAGAGCGCGGCCGACCCCGACATCGTCACGCTGTACTCGCCCCGCTTCTGTGAGCTGCTCGGCTACAAGGAAGGCGAGCTGCCCTCCGAAGCGAGGAGCTGGTTCGACGCCATCGTCCTCGAAGATCAGGCGGCGTTCCGTCAAGCACACCGCGAGCGGTTCGAACGGCAAGGCACGACCACCTCCCTCGAATACCGCGTGCGCGACCGGCGAGGTGAGATCCGCTGGTGGCACGAACTCGGACGCGCGATCCCCGGCGACGTGCCGGGAATCCTGCGTGTGGTCGGGCTCATTCGCGACATCACCGACGCGAAGCGAGCCCACGAGCACGCCGAGCGCCGGGCAGCACTGCTGGATTACACCCAGTCCCTCGCGCGCGTGGGTGGCTGGGAGTTCGACATCGTCAACAACAAGCTCTCCTGGCTCGAGGAAACCTACCGCATCCACGAGGTGCCGATCGACTACGAGCCCACCGTCGAGGAAGGGATCAACTTCTACGCGCCGGAGCACATCCCCTTGATCGCGGACGCCGTCCAGCGCTGCCAGCAAGGAGAGCCGTACGACGTCCAGCTCGACATCATCACGGCCAAGGGCAACCGGGTCAGCGTGCAGGCCACCGGCTGCCCTCACTACGAGAACGGCAAGGTCGTCCGCATCTACGGCTGCTTCCGTGACCTCACCGAGACCAAACGACGCGAAGAGGAACTCCGCAGCCAGCTCGCACTCATCACCCGCCAGCAGCGCGCCATCCTCGACCTGTCGACACCCATCATCCAGCTCTGGGACGAGATCATCACGCTGCCTTTGATCGGCAACATCGACGCCAGCCGCGCCGCCCAGATCATGGACCGCCTCCTCGACGAGGTCGTCCGCGTCGGTGCCCGCTTCGCCATCCTCGACCTCACCGGCGTCGACGCCGTCGACACCACGACGGCCGATCAGCTCTTCCGCATCACCCGCGCCGTCAACCTCCTCGGCGCGAAGGCGCGGATCTGCGGTCTGACGCCGCCCGTCGCCCAGACCATGACCTCCCTCGGCATCGACCTGTCCGCGTTCACCACGTACAGCAACCTGCAAGCGGCGCTGCGCGCTTGCCTCCGCGAGCTCGAACCACGCGCGCCGTCGTCGAAGCGCGCTTCAGGACTGGAAACGCTCACGGCACGTCGAACTCGATGA